From the Nematostella vectensis chromosome 7, jaNemVect1.1, whole genome shotgun sequence genome, the window TTCTTGACTTATTTCTCTCAATAATATTGTGCTTGGAATGCAAGTTTCCATTCATGAATAGGACCACATGCTGAGAGAAAGATCATCAAAATGGTGCAAAATTAACGTTTCCACAGGTGTTAtaaactgttttattatattgttatttGATGACTCACTATTATATTGGTATTTTAACATATTCCTGACATGTTGTTGATTAAACCAATTCTTTCTTCCTGTTATACTATCAAAACTTTAGATGACTTGAAACAATCACTTCCACAAATTTCATACTTTTTTGTATATGCAGCAAGAATGCAATTAGCAGGTCCAAACTTGCCACCTCCCttgccttttttaaaattctggTAGCACCTATATACTTGAACATTAGTTAAAAATCtggcctgcgtagcaagcgcaaaGGGCTTTGAAGGATGAGGGATAGACCCTGTGCACCTGGAGAGAAAGATGGAGTGAATAAAGGCGAAAGGGAGGGCTTAACAGCAAACCCCATGTTTTTTTACTGTACACCTCCTGCAAGATTGCTGTACGCATACTATTCATTTAACCCTGCAAAGGGCTTTATTAATTGTCAGTGGAAAAATTACCAAGCATCCAGACCTAAGAAATTTCAATTAGGAGGAATACTGGTTATGCTATTCATTTAAAACGCCAGAAATGCTTCTCGCTAAACTTAAATCAGAATGCGGATAATTAGGATAAGATGTTCACAGAGTGAtggtttataaaaaaaatggggtTGGCTACAAGCCCTCATCTCTCGCTCTCCCTAGCGTGTGCCTCATCTCTGTATCTCTTTTTTCCCAACCCTTTATGCTTGCTTCCCAGGCTATTAATAAACATGCTGATAAAAACTAGTTAAATACAATAGGCTGTTATTTTCattaataatttatttcacaaagtcttaaaaaatacatactttaccgtaaaacatatttcttgATACATCTGATAAGTGACTAATTTTAAATTACAAAGGATAATCTACTGCACAAAACTCAAATAATACTGTTCAGAAGAAATATTTGTTTATACAAATGTAAGCATTTTGGAGGAGTTTTATATGACATTCGATGGTATAACATTTCAGAACCACAAATCATTTTAAAACCCACAACAAAATGACTGGGAATGGTCCATCAAATAATACCTGGGAAAAGGCATTGTAGTTGTAGAGTTTATTTTGTTCCAGATTTATATATTCTAAGTCCAACAAAAACAACTAAGCTTCCTGCCACAATACCAAGTGATAATGCCCCAGCAGTGGTACCAAAGAATGCTGTCACTTTAGAAACAACGTCAGGTTTGTGTTGACCCTCACCATTCACTTGTATAGATGGCGGGAAGGAATCCACTTGGTCCGAGACTCCCACGCCAGGGCTCTTGGGCGTGCGAGGGGTGGTTGGATAGTATTGAGCTCCCTACAATTTGAAAAAGTTTTAAGGGGGGATTCTAAGCAGATATTTTAACATATGATGTATTTGCCTGAATCAGGATCACCATAACTCTGGGTCCCAGAGCAGACTTttctcgtccagtgacgctcagccaaaatgctgTTTTGCTTGTCGCTGGGCAAGGAAAGtttggaggctctggtacgcAGGGTAGATCACCATATGATATAGAAAAATCTCATTGTAACTTAACATTGGCCTTGAATCATGTAAAAGTATAAAAAGAAAACGTCAGAGTGAATAATTATATTCTATGTAGTTAATGTTCTTTCAATTTCAGCGGAAAGTTCGACTATGAAGAGTTTGGTCACAacaactttcttttttttgggggggagggggtgctatAGCAAATTTTGCACATTCTCAAGCTTTAGTCTTTCTCTGCTctgaaactccacagaaatGCTTCTCAGGCTAACCTGCTGTTTTACAATAAGCAGTGGCaataatgttatttttaataGATGTATTCACAGTAAAAATACCATTATTTCAGCTTCGGCACCCTGCTCTACCAGGAGGGAGACGTAATCTTCAGACACCCTGAAGGCTCTGACAGCCTGCTCATGAGAGACATTGTCTAGTCTTGTGCTATTGACCTGTAGGATCAAGGTAACAGTAGTTTTACAACAACCACAAGTGCAAAATTACCAACAGCTTTAAAATGATATTCACTGAGAGGGTAGTTAGATGAGGTTTTTTATCCATTTGCTTTTCCCTGACAAAAATCATTCAGTAGGGTACCCGTGGCtcttttttaaaccattttatGACATCTCTGTTTACTGAACTCTTATCAgtaaatcttgttttaaaaactatcATTTACCATGGCTTGCATGGCAAATTCCTTCTAAGGACATTACATCATGAGTCCGCTTTGATCATTTCTCCCCAACCCTCATCGACTACCTCCCCTCTGCCCCTATTAcacaaccccccacccccaccaccaccaccaccactcttaTCACCTAACATTTTTGTTTACTCCTAAgtcatattttttgttttaatttcagAGCTTCACCCATTCTTCAACAGCTGTTAGGACACTTACAGCTAGAATTCTATCTCCTGGTTTAAGTCGACCATCATTTCCTGCAGCCCCATCTGCACGAACAGTTGTTATAAAGATACCAGGGTCACAGCCAATATGAGGGTGGTCTATCCCTCCTCTGATGTTGAAACCAAATCCTGTGAAGCATAAAGGAATTTTTTTCAGAGtaaaattcaaataaaatcCAGGGAAGGGAACTATGTTATGTTTTGATTGATTTAAAAATAGTGGGATCACACCATGATAAGATTTTAAACCACAAAAAGCAACATACAGGAAAACTGTTAATTAATCagttgatttaaaaaatatatataattcgGTTTTATTGATGTctccttttgtttttttttaatttcttaaaGGTGAAATTCTTTGTTATCGTTTAAGTTAGTTATGATAAAGCATAACAAACCAATCTTCCCGCATAAAATAacagaatattattattattcgtAGCTTAAAACACAGGAAATACTAAAGCGATAAcatattgttgttgtcgtgTGGTCGAGCTTTGCGTACCGTTTTCATCCTTTCCCAGATACACCGTTATCAGTCGTGACGGTTCACGAACGGATTTGCTCAATTCTTTCCATATTGTCTCCATATCCTCCTCGCTTGAGAATTTCTGAAGTTAAAAAATGCATAATCTCTACGATATAACGTTTATAATTCTACAAAAGAATAATAACTagagaaaaacaatatttctGAACCACTTACGTCGTCTCGCTCGTCGTCAGCCATTTTGTCAACTTTGAACCTAAGCTCTAGGCGTTCCTTGTTGTTTAAGACTGGGGCGAGGTGTCAACTTTCATTCACAACTATTCACAACAACACGATACACGCGGTTCTATGTACTTATGGCACGAATGGTTCTGCGTTATTCTACTTATTATATTCAAAGGACAAGGAATGGAAACCGTCGACCGTCTATCAGGTGAGCCAACTTTTCTCTCCCTTTACCAAGCAATCTTGAGATAAGATGAAAtagaatattttattttgtgggTACGACTTCAGACGAAATTGGCATCTGAGATATTTCGCATTTGAGTGGTTAATTGCAAGCGGCGCTTCTCACTGCAAGAGAATCGCGGGTGGAATCAATTAAATCTACCGTCATGTCCACTGTTTCCGCCTTATGTTTTGAAATCGACATGCTAATGGGGGTTAGTTGGGGTCAACAATAGTCAAGGATCAAAAGAAGATTTACCGCTTaaaccacagggataccaccAAGCTAGCGattacaaagttttttttggaaaaaatacaaaaccaATATTCAAAAATCCTCAAACTGAAGTGTTGatcttttcttaaaattgcTTTTGAACCTTTGTACAATTATTTATGTGGGTGTatatatgaaataaaaaataggaaattaaaaaaaaaagataggcATCAAGCAGATCAAAGTTTTCTCGCAGGGTACAGAGTGGGGACACCAAAATAAAAGacgttttgtttattatttcagCCCTCaggcggggggagggggggttaggGGTACTGACCCACCAGGTTCAAGGCCTGGCTTCCAACCTTAGGACAATCTAGAGATGCGCAAAATATGCATTTTATGAGATTCCAGAAAAGGTAAAAACCCTTTTTCCCCATACAGAGGGGACTTTCTCAGACGTCATCCATAGGATATGGGACAACCCTTCCCTTGCCGCCCCAACCCCTAGAATTTGAACAAAAATACCCTGTTTTTATGTCTGTTTATAATAACAGTAATGTTTGTGAGGACTTTTGATTAGCTCATTGCTCAACTCCCAACGTGAAGGACAAAATTTTACTGCAATGTGCTGCTTATTGtattggtttttttttaatctcaaGTACCTTCCATGGGTGatgtggattttttttaaacaacacAATGCATAAAACCTTTCAATCAAACAGGTAATTATTAAAAGTGAAAAGGAATGGGCAGGCTTGTACATACATTTAACTCTATAAAATTTCTAAAAAAGGAATAATGCAGGCCattacccaggggggtgcgtTCATATCCCCCACAACGGCAGAAAGTCCACTTCTGGTACGCAGGAAAGTTGCCATTTGAAGACAAAATTATAAAGCATAAAagaattatataaaaaaaggaattactagaccactctggtatgtcaaaCTTCTTTTTTGTAGTCAAATCTTATAATAAACGTCCTGTAGAGATACAGcaatggcataaaaaatcctttttgttcttttggggGTGGTCAAAAATCAGGTCTACTTTTTCGAATTTCGcaaccccccaagaaaaaaccTGGGAATGGGCCTGTAATGTGGTggagaaatgaaaaaaaaaacatatttttttggtCTAATTTTGCATGCCTCAAAATAAAAGCTTAAAGATTACGTAACAAACTGATGTGTATAATAATATTCAGTGATCGATAGTTCTCTAGAAACACACTTCATCCAAAAAGCAGTTTGCAAgcgtttaaaaatataaattgcTAACTTTATGAAATTAAAATATAGAGCTAAGACTCGAGTATGCGACTCGATTGATCCAATCCTCAAGATTCTTACATCCCAGTCTAAATTATATTTGTCCATTATCTTCTATCTCTACTTCCCTTTATAGCCTATTCTACAAGCCTTTTTTACGTGATGATACTTCATGGTAAGTAATTATCCAGTCGatggttattattattatcaagcCAAACTAGCCAGCTGCTGCATACAAGTCTTAATTTTCAGTAACTTTGTTCTCTGTAAGTCCTCATACTTCTGGTCTTTGCCGAAATCATACGATTCAGTTTTCCCTGATGGGAAAGCGCGCGTTAGGAACTGACCAATCGCACTTTTGACGACAAACTCGGGTGTCGCACTCATCATGCGAACTTCGCAAGTTTCTTTATATTCCTGCATAAAGTCCGCTTTTTTCTTACTATCCGTTTTCACCTTAGCATACATCACTAAAAAGTCCCGTACAATATCTCTATGATCTAATAATTTATCTTCCTTATTTCTACTGGCGCAGTATGCCGACCTAACTCGTCGCTTCTCTTTACTTGCCGTCAATATAGGGCGGTATTTCTTCGCTGACATTGGTAAAATAACTCGAGTTTCTTCAGTCATGATTTCTTTCTTGTTCTTTTGTGTAGACTTCCGAGTCACTCCAGACCTTGAGCTTACATGAGACAGCGCCGAGGAGAGATCTCTTGATGTATATCTATTCTTGAATAGGTCTGTGGAGTCGTATTCTTTCGCGATACCCATGGAATAGAAGGATTTTCCGCTTGCTTGACTTGACCGATCGAGAGGAGAGTACCTTCCCTTACATTCCTTGTCCTTCATTGGCGTATTATCTTTGGCTCTTCTGCTTGTACTTGCTTCAGAGCTGGTGTCAAGGGTAGGTGTTTTTCTTTGCTCAACCTCCGACTCCAAGACTGAGATTTTACTCTCTTCTTCCGTGATAACAGAGCATAGATCTTCGTGATTGATCACTCGGATTCCACCACTTTGTAGCGTAACGAACTTTACACTGTTTCTTCTCTTTTGAATGATTTTTTCTAAGGATGATTTAAGTGAGGGGTCGGATAATTTCTTTATGAACTCTTCCTCGTTTTCCGGTTTCTTGTTCctctctttttctctttcttcttgTTTATCATCAGATCTTGccgttttgacatttccttgcGATAGACTTATTCTGATAGCTGTTTTTGTACTCGTTTGAGACGATGCAACGGTTTTTCTTGAGACAGAGCTCAGTTTTCTTTCACCACCACTCGCTGTAGAATTAACAACCGACTCTGACTCCTCCTGATCTAAATGACGGCTATAGATATTACCACGCTGTTTAGAACTAACTCCACTGTTATCCTCTTCATTGGTACTGGTATATTCTTCCCTGGTACCTTTTCCAGGTAATGTAATACCAGTATTGAATTCCTGGACTCTTGTCTGTGTTCTAGCGCTTGAAATTCTAGACTGAGATGTACTCAAATCACCTAAAGTCCCTACACTTTCCCCTTCACTACCAACATAACAAGACAATGCTTTTCTCGGCCTATTCTCTACTATTCGTCGTGTCTTGTTTTTCTTGGCATTGTTTTGCTTTTCAATTTGTTTCTGCAAACTTTTTCGCATAGCTTCAATATTCATAGAGCCTTTTCTGACTTTGTTGCTCTTGTCCAAAATAACTCCTGACTTAACTAAAGCAGATCCTTGCATGGgatttctttttaagtttGTCATGGTTTTACCATTGTATTCCAACTGCGCAATGATATTTCCCATCGTAACTTGTCCATGTCCCTTGGTACATTCTTTCGCGTACACCTTTCTTGTCGACATAACGGTTTCACTGTGAAATTGTAGTTGATTTTGTCCTAGTCAATCATTTCTGCTCATGACAGCTAGTGTTTACTCTTAACAAACTGTTTTGGTCGGTAATTAGTCATCCTAGAGCGTCGTCAAGCTCATTGTTTATAGTAAATGATTTGTCAACATCGTGTCAAAGCCCCAGTGTTGCGTAAAATTGGCTCTGTTCAGCAGCTGTTTTTAGTGGAACCAATCCTATGTTTTTCATCCCAAACTGGCCATATTTTCAATCGCCATGTCGCCTAGGTATTTTGGAACCAGTTAGTTCGATCTTTTTTTGAGGCTGCCTTTCCATGCAAATGGATGTTTAAGCCTATGATGTGATCTTGAGACCTTAAATTATCACTTAGACGCTAATTGAGGCTCATTTTCACAGACCACCCCCAAGGGATGAGAATCCTGGATTAACTTTATAAAATAGATGGATTAAATTTAAGAGTTTGCCTCTTACGCTAGTCGGTGACTAAATCTGCTGTGAACGATAATTTGGATCAACCTGCCGCCGTTTTCTATATCCCCGTTTAGACCCATTAGATCCATTAACTTGACTTTCCGATAACTTTCGGTTCTATTCGACGGCACGGGTTTACGTGAGAGCATGTCGATTAGCCTTGGAAACTGGCGTAAATTGTTTAGTACGCCTCTTCCGTTTttcgaaaacaacaacaaaaaactaaATTGTGTTTCATAAAATCCTTGCATTCTGTTATTagtataattattattattttttacatttGTCTTGGTAGGGGGAAGGCGCTCATCAAAAGCTTAGCGCTAAAACGAGCACTTAGGATAAATGTTCACTAGAAAAGTATTTTACTATCGTACGCAATATTTATACATTGTTGGAATGTCCCTTTTTATACTAAAATTCGTGAAAGTGCACACCTCTAATCAATacttctttcttcttcttacAGTCAAATTTACAGTACTCGTGCAATTGGAAGATAACATGTTGCATTATAGCACATATTAAGCATTAtactaaaataaaatgaaacctTCATAGAAACATCTCCATTAAGCAGGCATCCCTTCAGTcgagacctgggactctctttgcgcttgACATTCTGTCTTCGCCTGGACTAGCATCCCTTATGTGACGGACACTTTTCAAAGAACCGATTTCGAATTCTACTGTTAAACTCTTATAAATTAAACCTTCTCAGAACCCttcatataacggacacaaTTTATTATATAAAAGAGTCAGTCTTTGAGGCACAGTGTCCGTATTATTGGGGGGGATGGGTCGATTGCAAACGTATTCAGGGTGTCTCTACCCtagttccagagcctcgaacgtctctctatgtAGTGGCCAGCGCTGACGTTTTAGGAgccgttcgaggctctggagcCAGTGTAGGGTGTCTCTGAATTCGAAAGATCCTTGCACCGTTGAAGTGTAATTTGGTGTTATTCCGGAACGCACACAACTTTCAAAATTATGCGAGATAACTATTCAGGTTTATTAAATGAACGCTTATCtttgaaataaatacaatattgtTGCAAAAACTTCTCAGATCGgtccgatggaaatggattgaaACAGAGTGTATGTTTACtcaaaatttgaaatttcatGTCGAGTAAACCAAATCAAATTCTGCGCATATAATCCATTTTCCAAAAattgtttcctttttatttattttatttatttgacatGAATGAAGTATGAATGAAGGCAGGAagatttacatttttttacattgttttgttACTTTAAGTGTCTCCTAGACTTTATCCCAAATCGGCCGTTTCCTATTTTACAGCAACACTTAAAGTTTTTTATTCAGTTCTTTAATTTCTTGTTTTacgtgaaaaaaataatgttgatTGTAATTATTGAAGATTATACCTTTTTCATGATGGTGTAAATGAGGTTGCTTCAAGGCTATGCAACCATATAATGGTTGTACACGTGTGCACAAATTTAACTTACTGTCACCTGCGTGAAGATGGTATTATCGGGAATTAAAGCCCTTAACTGGAAAGTACAAAAAGAGATGAACAGTTGGCCAAGCGTCAATTCAATCAAGAGTACTACGTTGAATTGTAAAGTGCAAAAATGCTATTAAACATGCGTATATTCTTACAAGGGTTTCTTTTGTCTATATAAACccaaaggttgatggtagtctTTTGTCCGTAAAAAGCATATTAATTCCCCTGGGGAACGGATGCAAATTTtggattgttttttattgatgGCAACGGATGGTAAACACCAAAAAGAATCGTGCCCAGCGATCACTACATGTTTTTGGCGACAAAACGATGATCACTTTGTTGACTCAATTCATTCACCTAAAGTGAGCAGTTTTCAAATTGAAGTGGACAGTTTTCAAATTGAAGTGCCGTAACTTCAAGTATTGTCACTTAAAGTTATAGCAATTGATTTCTATTAACAAGGGTACATGATGTCGGAGTGTATTAATATCAAAACCGAAGCGAGTTTGCTGACTGTTGTTCTGACCTCGGCTAACACtacagaaaaaagaaacccTTCAGAATGGCTCGACCTCCGAAGCAAAATTGAAGATGAGAAGTTTCGCCAGCTAAGCGCCGATTTAGAGCGAAGAAGAATTCGAAAGTATAACTTCCACTTGGAAGAGCTGCAAAAGGTTCAGAATGAACTTAAAAACTTACAGATAGATAGAATGAGATTTGAACGGGAAAAATTGCTACGTAAGAGGAATATTGCTTCTCTTGCAAAGGAGCGAAAGAAAATTTCTAAAACGGATGTACACGATCGAACAATTCTACCGATGAATGAACGCATGCTAGGCGGATCAGCTTCAATCGCTTTCGACCCTAAAGTAGAAAAAACTAGGAGATTCCGAAGGTCAAAGACAACAGGTAGTATTGATATTTACAGGCGAAGCAATAAAGATGAGAAGTATTCAGAGAATCAGGATGATATTGGTGAAGTAACGATGAATTTCCCGTACCTCAGTGATCGAGATGTAATGAGATTCCACAAGAGCTGTAAGTCTGCAGGAAATAGCACCGAGTGTCGAAGATGGGGAGCCGCGTGGCTTTGTGCCAAAAAGGAACAAGATTTTGCTTTTGAAAAGGGCAAAAGATGGACGAAGCATCTTTTGAACGCCGAGAAAGAAAAGATGAAGATTCTTAGTGAAAAATGGGCCGCTTTGCGAGATAGGCGATTCACAAGCGCATTTTTAAATCTTGGATTTGGACTTGTTAACCTCGAGAACAGTTCCGTGAAACCAGCTCATTCGGAATGCACTGATAGCAAGGTTAAAACACACGACAAAGCTGAAGTCCAGTCTGAGAAATCTTCAAACCGCCTAGAGAATAACCAAGGCGGGGGAATCGACAGTTCAACCGATGATGAAATATGCAATGAACCGTTCTTTTCAGTTCAAAAGAGTACCAGATTTAAGAACGTTTCTACTGGAGGTAGCAAAGATAATACCGCGTTACTATTTATGTCTCCCTTCTCAAAAGGAAAAATTTATAGAGATaatgaagaaaaagaaacaaaggaaagaaaaacatgtGGTAAGGGTAAAAAGGATAGCCAAATAAAAGTAGGTGAATTAGACAAGTTAGTTTCCGAAACCGAAACATTGTTTGTGGATAAAGCAGGAGGAAACACAGCAAATCAACAGAACAACGCACCCTTTTTACCGGCTCTTGACAAAAACCGGTCTGGCTGATAAACAGATTACAAGGTCTACCGACCTGTGCCGTACCTACTAGTGTAACAAACATTGGAAAGCTTTTTCCACGTGAGATGGAATACCGGGCCGATTTGTCAATTTTTTCCCACTTAGATATAGAGGATAGAATTAAGAGGACCTCACCAGATATGTAATGGAGAATGGTcgtgattattattatatgaCAACGTTTATAGCGCGCTTTGATTGGCTAACTTGTAGTCATCACTTTACCGTAAGGGTCAGATACATtacaggcctgtacccaggatttttcttgggtgtGTGCGGAATCCAAAAATTAGACTTAATTtatccggggggggggggggatagagTTATTTGATGAAAATTTTGCCACCCCCGGAAAAACAAAGAGGGATTATTTTATgactttgcagtatctccacgggacgtttattatcgatttggctacataccagaatgatctagcttatgctttatagttttatcTACAAACAGTAggtattgagaaccgaaagtggaccttcggctgttgtgggatgggggggggggggggggttcgctCCCCCTTCCGGCATAATTTCGAGCATAATGGCATAGTCTGAGCATCGAGCATAATGTCATAGTCTGAGCATCGAGCATAATGGCATAGTCTGACCATCGAGCATAATGGCATAGTCTGACCATCGAGCATAATGTCATAGTCTGAGCATCGAGCATAATGGCATAGTCTGAGCATCGAGCATAATGGCATAGTCTGAGCATCGAGCATAATGTCATAGTCTGAGCATCGAGCATAATGGCATAGTCTGAGCATCGAGCATAATGGCATAGTCTGAGCATCGAGCATAATGGCATAGTCTGAGCATCGAGCATAATGGCATAGTCTGAGCATCGAGCATAATGGCATAGTCTGAGCATCGAGCATAATGGCATAGTCTGACCATCGAGCATAATGTCATAGTCTGAGCATCGAGCATAATGGCATAGTCTGAGCATCGAGCATAATGGCATAGTCTGAGCATCGAGCATAATGGCATAGTCTGAGCATCGAGCATAATGGCATAGTCTGAGCATCGAGCATAATGGCATAGTCTGAGCATCGAGCATAATGGCATAGTTTGAGCATCGAGCATAATGGCATAGTCTGAGCATCGAGCATAATGATGGCAGAAGTGGTAAGATTTTCAGTATAATTTTATCGTAATAGTAAAAAAATGATCTTTTTGCccttgtgaaaaaaaatgaaatgtaaaatgttaaataaataaataaaactcaAATCGGTGGTATCTAGTATGGCCAGTCACAACTTCAGCCGTTAGAATTGTGTCAACTATGTACTGATGCTCTCTTGATtgcacatgtttttttttttacatcatttgAGATAAACCTGGTTGTTAACTTGTTATTGGTGGATTTCTTGACTtttttagtaaataaatacACAAATGTTGCgttctaagctttttttttttttttttgggggggggggggggggggcggagtGGGGGAGggcatgctcgaagatccagtttactttgcgggcgctcccgcGGTAAAgacctttgggagcgcccgcaatGTACGCTGGATACTCGAgcatgggggggagggggaggggatttttttcttctataaTTACTACGACACGAGCATAATTTTGAGCATAATGGCGATAATTGTAGGGTGACACTCAAAAGCATAATGGTCAAATTTTCGAGCGTAATGTATCTGACCCTATTGTTTCAGAGGGAATTACGGAATTGCGTTTGCCCtacagaaaattaaaaaaaaaaaaacaatctacagtataaataaaaaaatattctaaccTCGAGTATTTATTAACCGTCTTCATATTGAAGTTTGTCATATTTTCGACtcttatgtatttttattacaaacaTATTATTTATACTGATGTTACTGCCGTAGTTTTTAGTGAATGGAGCTAGAGGAGTCTCTCTCACCCGCCAAAGCCGCGCTCCTAGGCTAACACGTACATCCATGACTTATATTTATGAAAAGTTCTTTTGAGAGCAGTCGCTAGAAAGCCTCCAATATTATATTTAACATttagttatttatttttgtgatCTGATTACAAAGGGGAGTATCAGAAAACATGCCAAATTTAAActacaaaaatatattatttagaGAAATTGAGATACCAGTTTATTTGTTGACATGGCTTATGTTAACCAAAAACAACGCAAATGTTTCATAATAGATTAAGAAAAAAGGTGCTTGCATGGGTTCTTTTTTAAGTGCTTTCCCAAGATTGCAATTTACTAATTAACTGGTTTCCCAAGAATATAGCTTCAAATTAAATAACCCTTTTTAATGCTTTTCAAAAACCTATGTCACGTATTCTTCAAGTAAAGCGATAAACAACAGAAAATTGTTTACGTTTTAAAATCTTtttgcaagaaaacaaaatttgaaTTTCCTTCTTTATTGGCCGGAATAGGCCGATAAGCACTGGAGTTGTGATTGGACCAAAAACGTGTATTAGTCTATTTGAAATGTTGTCAAGCTTTCGAGAAGACAAACAAGCCACTCAAAATATTGGCACTTGCTCTCATAAACCGGCTTAACGGTTTTTCCATGGCAGTGTTTATACGAACATTGtttttaaggaaaaaaatccAGCTATTTTATATTACCCTGAGCGCAAGACTTTTATCAATGTGAACCCAAGTGTAATAAAGTATTTATTTCCAAGGGCTGATTTTGGGAAACGtttgtgatattttctttgttttagaTGGTTTTCTTCTAACATTTTCATTTGAAATACAGAAAAAGAATCGCAAAAGTCTGGCTGACTTGGAATCTTTAATCGAATTACGTTTGCAAAAAAAGGTTACGTAACTTACCGCCAAACGCATGAACGCGAGGTTTAAATCTTTCATAAACCTGATAAAATTCTAAGGTTGCACTTTGGCCGTCCTTaatttttattgcattttaaaTGGAACAATAGTGTACCTATAttcatctcttttattttgtaggaaaaaaactgttttataagaactttCGTGCTGAAATGCTCTGTTTTTCAAGAGAGCGATTTTTACGAGACATCGGTATAGAGCTTTAGAGCTCTTATTTGGCCATAAAATACACAGTATAAGCCGTATTTTGTAATTATGACGGACGATTAAAAG encodes:
- the LOC5518904 gene encoding uncharacterized protein LOC5518904, giving the protein MMSECINIKTEASLLTVVLTSANTTEKRNPSEWLDLRSKIEDEKFRQLSADLERRRIRKYNFHLEELQKVQNELKNLQIDRMRFEREKLLRKRNIASLAKERKKISKTDVHDRTILPMNERMLGGSASIAFDPKVEKTRRFRRSKTTGSIDIYRRSNKDEKYSENQDDIGEVTMNFPYLSDRDVMRFHKSCKSAGNSTECRRWGAAWLCAKKEQDFAFEKGKRWTKHLLNAEKEKMKILSEKWAALRDRRFTSAFLNLGFGLVNLENSSVKPAHSECTDSKVKTHDKAEVQSEKSSNRLENNQGGGIDSSTDDEICNEPFFSVQKSTRFKNVSTGGSKDNTALLFMSPFSKGKIYRDNEEKETKERKTCGKGKKDSQIKVGELDKLVSETETLFVDKAGGNTANQQNNAPFLPALDKNRSG
- the LOC5518958 gene encoding uncharacterized protein LOC5518958, translating into MSTRKVYAKECTKGHGQVTMGNIIAQLEYNGKTMTNLKRNPMQGSALVKSGVILDKSNKVRKGSMNIEAMRKSLQKQIEKQNNAKKNKTRRIVENRPRKALSCYVGSEGESVGTLGDLSTSQSRISSARTQTRVQEFNTGITLPGKGTREEYTSTNEEDNSGVSSKQRGNIYSRHLDQEESESVVNSTASGGERKLSSVSRKTVASSQTSTKTAIRISLSQGNVKTARSDDKQEEREKERNKKPENEEEFIKKLSDPSLKSSLEKIIQKRRNSVKFVTLQSGGIRVINHEDLCSVITEEESKISVLESEVEQRKTPTLDTSSEASTSRRAKDNTPMKDKECKGRYSPLDRSSQASGKSFYSMGIAKEYDSTDLFKNRYTSRDLSSALSHVSSRSGVTRKSTQKNKKEIMTEETRVILPMSAKKYRPILTASKEKRRVRSAYCASRNKEDKLLDHRDIVRDFLVMYAKVKTDSKKKADFMQEYKETCEVRMMSATPEFVVKSAIGQFLTRAFPSGKTESYDFGKDQKYEDLQRTKLLKIKTCMQQLASLA
- the LOC5518905 gene encoding protein lap4 isoform X1, which produces MADDERDDLQKFSSEEDMETIWKELSKSVREPSRLITVYLGKDENGFGFNIRGGIDHPHIGCDPGIFITTVRADGAAGNDGRLKPGDRILAVNSTRLDNVSHEQAVRAFRVSEDYVSLLVEQGAEAEIMGAQYYPTTPRTPKSPGVGVSDQVDSFPPSIQVNGEGQHKPDVVSKVTAFFGTTAGALSLGIVAGSLVVFVGLRIYKSGTK
- the LOC5518905 gene encoding protein lap4 isoform X2; this encodes MADDERDDKFSSEEDMETIWKELSKSVREPSRLITVYLGKDENGFGFNIRGGIDHPHIGCDPGIFITTVRADGAAGNDGRLKPGDRILAVNSTRLDNVSHEQAVRAFRVSEDYVSLLVEQGAEAEIMGAQYYPTTPRTPKSPGVGVSDQVDSFPPSIQVNGEGQHKPDVVSKVTAFFGTTAGALSLGIVAGSLVVFVGLRIYKSGTK